In Triticum aestivum cultivar Chinese Spring chromosome 5B, IWGSC CS RefSeq v2.1, whole genome shotgun sequence, the following proteins share a genomic window:
- the LOC123114511 gene encoding uncharacterized protein has product MAAALGVAATLLGKVFTMPSAAPVAAYVDNLELGHNSQQIRAKLAHTRGLLHNAQAQVSHNPGLQELLAALSRNADQAKNLLDELHYFQIHDKLHGTTYANTQEAGPDLKGVVRHQALHAGSALRHTLGSLVQCFSCSPTPKSDDAVAPRRVTNTLGSLLQCFSCSCTPKSKRNGGDDAAAAVTGVGGDAAAAVAGVNNSNSASADDGSDTLHFDRVFMSREIKSVLEGMQSHCDLVSNLLATIPSNSTAVVVPHRPRTVSMTFEGIVNRITDTGATHTVSVLPIVGPGGIGKTTFTTHLYNDARTKKHFDVQVWVCVSTDFDVLKLTREILACIPAPGEGGSSGVANETTNLDHLQRSILRCIKSKRFLIVLDDIWKCDSQDQWKTLLAPFTKGEAKGSMVLVTTRFPKVADMMEIVDPLELRGLESNVFFTFFEACIFGEDDKPEHYQDEFASIA; this is encoded by the coding sequence ATGGCGGCGGCTCTCGGCGTGGCGGCCACGCTCCTCGGCAAGGTGTTCACGATGCCGTCGGCCGCCCCGGTGGCGGCGTACGTGGACAACCTCGAGCTCGGCCACAACTCCCAGCAGATCAGGGCCAAGCTCGCACACACACGAGGCCTGCTGCACAACGCCCAGGCCCAGGTGAGCCACAACCCTGGACTACAGGAGCTGCTGGCGGCGCTGAGCAGGAACGCAGACCAGGCGAAGAACCTGCTGGATGAGCTCCACTACTTCCAGATCCATGACAAGCTCCATGGCACCACCTACGCCAACACCCAAGAGGCCGGGCCGGATCTGAAGGGCGTTGTCCGCCATCAAGCTCTGCACGCCGGTAGTGCTCTTCGGCACACCCTGGGCAGCTTGGTACAGTGCTTTTCTTGCTCGCCTACACCCAAGAGTGATGATGCCGTTGCACCACGCCGCGTCACCAACACCCTAGGCAGCTTGCTCCAGTGCTTTTCTTGCTCCTGTACACCCAAGAGCAAGAGGAATGGTGgtgatgatgctgctgctgctgttaccGGCGTTGgtggtgatgctgctgctgctgttgccggCGTCAACAACTCCAACTCTGCTAGTGCTGATGATGGCAGTGATACGCTGCATTTTGACAGAGTGTTCATGTCCAGAGAAATCAAGTCCGTGTTAGAGGGCATGCAGTCCCACTGTGATTTGGTCTCCAATTTGCTCGCCACTATCCCAAGCAACAGCACGGCAGTCGTCGTCCCACATCGGCCTCGGACTGTTTCCATGACTTTTGAGGGAATTGTCAATCGGATCACGGACACTGGTGCCACACACACTGTTTCTGTTCTTCCTATAGTTGGTCCAGGGGGTATTGGAAAGACAACTTTCACCACTCATCTATACAATGATGCAAGGACTAAAAAGCACTTTGATGTCCAAGTCTGGGTATGTGTATCCACTGATTTTGATGTGCTTAAGCTCACCAGGGAGATCCTTGCCTGCATACCTGCCCCTGGAGAAGGAGGAAGCAGCGGTGTTGCAAATGAAACAACCAATTTAGATCATCTCCAGAGATCCATTCTGCGTTGTATCAAGTCCAAGAGGTTTCTGATTGTCTTGGATGATATATGGAAATGTGACAGCCAGGATCAGTGGAAAACCCTGCTAGCTCCCTTCACAAAGGGCGAAGCCAAAGGAAGCATGGTACTTGTCACAACTCGATTCCCAAAGGTAGCAGACATGATGGAAATAGTTGATCCACTAGAGCTGCGAGGTTTGGAGTCTAATGTCTTCTTCACATTCTTTGAAGCATGTATATTCGGTGAAGACGACAAGCCTGAGCATTACCAAGATGAGTTTGCTAGTATTGCATGA